Genomic window (Deltaproteobacteria bacterium PRO3):
CGCTCTCGGGCGTCGTCGACGCGAGCTTCCGCGCCGGGCTCGCCCGCTCGGCGAGCGTCTCCAACTCGCCGTCGATGCCCTCGAGCAAGGCATCCGCGCCTTCCCACTTTCCTCGTGTTTTGGAAAAATTCTCCCGCAGGGCCGCCTCATCCGTTCCCGCCCCTTCCGATTTCCCGGCCTTTGCCGCCCGCCGGGCAAAGAATTCGCGCAGCACCGCCTTCTGGTCGGCGGGGGCGAGCAGGGAAAAATCCGTGCCGTGGCCGACGGCCTCGAGCAAGTCCCGCTGAAAGCATTTCACCCGTTCGGTCGAGTCCCTTTCGGATGGATTCAGCAAAGGCAGCTTTCGCAGGGCGGCTTCCAGGGAACGCGGGCCCTTTCCCAGCAGCTCCGTCCGGATCGCCTCGGCCTTGGCCGCGTCGATCCCCCCGTCGGCGCGAAGCCAGGAGGGATCCAGGCCCAGGGACAGCGCCAGGGTTTGCAGGGCCTCGGGATGACGCGGGTCCTCCCGCAGCACCCGTCGCAGCTCCTCGCGGCCCTCGGCGATCAACTGCTTGCGCACCTGCGGGGACTCTTCCCGGTTCGACCAGGCGAGCTTGGCCTTGGCCAGCTCCGTTCGAAGCGCGGGGTCCTTCGGGCTAAGCTTGAGGGCGTGTTGGTAGAGGCGCGCCGCCGCGTCAGGTTCCTTCGCCGCCCGCCGCTTGGCATCGGTCGCGATGCGCCGGATGGCCGCTTCCATTTTTTCCGGGGGAAGCCCGCCCTTTTCGTCCAAAAGATCGGCGAGCGGAACGC
Coding sequences:
- a CDS encoding tetratricopeptide repeat protein, translating into MSQGAVSNPSLSTSIPVGAPVVSEDLSVARDKAPPIPAPPAEAAPPAPDARALKRLTAQVQSLGVPLADLLDEKGGLPPEKMEAAIRRIATDAKRRAAKEPDAAARLYQHALKLSPKDPALRTELAKAKLAWSNREESPQVRKQLIAEGREELRRVLREDPRHPEALQTLALSLGLDPSWLRADGGIDAAKAEAIRTELLGKGPRSLEAALRKLPLLNPSERDSTERVKCFQRDLLEAVGHGTDFSLLAPADQKAVLREFFARRAAKAGKSEGAGTDEAALRENFSKTRGKWEGADALLEGIDGELETLAERASPARKLASTTPES